A segment of the Armatimonadota bacterium genome:
GGCGCAGCAGCCGCGCCGCGGTGGCACCCTGACCTACATCGTCACCGCCCTACCCCCGTCCTTCGACGGCCACCGCGAAACGACGTTTGCCATGCTCCACCCGGTGAAACCGCACTACAACTACCTGGTGAAGTTCGACACCCAGAACTACCCCAAGGTGGTGGGGGACCTGGCCGAGTCCTGGACGGCTTCCAACGACGGTCGGACTTACACCTTCAAGATCCGCCGCGGGGTGAAGTTTCATGACGGCTCGACGCTGACCTCCCGCGACATCAAGGCCACCTTCGACAAGATCATCTTTCCCAAGGAGGGGGTGGTCAGCGCCCGCCAGGTCATCTATCAGAGTGTGCAGCGGATCGAGGCGCCCGACCCGCAGACCGTCATCTTCCGGCTGAGGTTTGCCGCCCCCAGCTTCGTGGAGAAGCTGGCCTCACCGTTCAACTTCGTGTACAAGGCGGACATCCTGGAGCGCGACCCCACCTTCTACGAGCGCAACATCATGGGCACGGGGCCCTTCAAGTTTGTGGAGTACGTCCGCGGATCACACTGGGTGGGGCGGCGCAACGACGACTACTTCAAGTCGGGGTTGCCCTACCTCGACGGCTACCGGGCTCTGTTCATCAGCAGCCGCTCGGCCATGATGGCGGCCCTGAAGAGCGGTCAGGCGCTCATCGAGTTCCGTGGCGTCTCACCCGCCGAACGGGACGACCTGGTGAGCACCCTGGGCGACAAGATCGCCGTCCAGTCGCAGCCCTGGAACTGCAACCTCATTGTGGCCTTCAACACCAGGAAGAAACCCTTCGATGACGTCCGGTTCCGCCGCGCCCTGACCCTGGCGGTGGACCGCTGGGGCGGCTCCGCGGCTCTGAGCAAGATCGCCTTCCTGGGGCCCGTGGGCGCGGTGATGCGGCCGGGGTCCGAGTTTGCCATGCCCGAATCGGAGCTGGTCAAGCTGGCGGGCTACGGACGGGATATCACCGCAGCGCGGCAGGAGGCGCGTCGCCTGCTGCGGGAGGCCGGCGTCCCCGAGGGCTTCACCTTCACCCTGAAGAACCGTTCGGTGGCCATGC
Coding sequences within it:
- a CDS encoding ABC transporter substrate-binding protein gives rise to the protein MRKVALAVLLAVLLAAPGVAQQPRRGGTLTYIVTALPPSFDGHRETTFAMLHPVKPHYNYLVKFDTQNYPKVVGDLAESWTASNDGRTYTFKIRRGVKFHDGSTLTSRDIKATFDKIIFPKEGVVSARQVIYQSVQRIEAPDPQTVIFRLRFAAPSFVEKLASPFNFVYKADILERDPTFYERNIMGTGPFKFVEYVRGSHWVGRRNDDYFKSGLPYLDGYRALFISSRSAMMAALKSGQALIEFRGVSPAERDDLVSTLGDKIAVQSQPWNCNLIVAFNTRKKPFDDVRFRRALTLAVDRWGGSAALSKIAFLGPVGAVMRPGSEFAMPESELVKLAGYGRDITAARQEARRLLREAGVPEGFTFTLKNRSVAMPYEPAGVFLVDQWRQVGLNVQHVQQETAKYLADQRAGDYDASVDFACDFMDDPDVQLAKFVSADVSPLNYGGYVDRQLDALYFRQSRTANKAERLRLVHQFERRLLDERAYAMYVLWWQRIIPYWKTLQGYKTTTNHYVEPDMEAYWLSQ